From Chloroflexi bacterium ADurb.Bin180:
GCTGACCCGCGAGCGCATCCGCCAGATCGAGCGGGAGGCGCTCAATCGCCTCCGCCATCCAAGCCGAAGCCGGCAGCTCCGCGACTATGTGAAATAGCCTCCGACCACTCATTAGCACGACGCCTCCCGCGGCCCCAGGGCTGCGGGAGGTTGTTTTGACAAGCACCCCGTAGTGTATTACCATAGACCACAACGGTTGTTGCCTTTCCCGCGTATGTATCGGACGAATCCAGCGTCCAAATGTGTGACGGAATGAGGAAGCTTCTTGGCTGACGACGCCGCGTTGCTTGACCGCATTCGTCAATATGATCAGGCTGCTCTCGCCCAAGTCTACGATGCCTACTATGAGCGCATCTATCGCTATGTGTACCGCTTCGTGGGCCAGGTCGATGCGTCGGAGGACCTGACGGCAAACGTGTTCTTGCGGCTCCTGGACTCACTGCGAGGGGGGAACTGCCCCCGCACCAATCTTCTCGCGTGGCTTTACCGGGTTGCGCATAACCTGGTCGTGGACACATTCCGGCGTGGGGCTTCGCAGGAGGTGGAGCTGGCTGACTGGCTGGAAGGGTATGAGCCAGACCTGGCGCACATGGCCGAGCAGAGCATCAAGCTTGAACGGGTCCGCCGGGCGCTGCTGGAGCTGACCCCCGCGCAGCAGCAGGTGATTATGCTCAAGTTCGTGGAAGGAATGGACAGCTCCGAAGTCGCTGCGATTATGGTAAAGACCGAAGGCGCCGTTGATGCCCTCCAGCACCGCGCCCTGACGGCCCTTCGTGATGCCCTGAGGGAGTCTTCGGATACCAGCGGCGGTGCGACCGGAGACGCTCGCGGGCAGGTTCAGACCAAGTTGTCTCCTGATGCAGATCATGAACAA
This genomic window contains:
- the sigW_5 gene encoding ECF RNA polymerase sigma factor SigW, which encodes MADDAALLDRIRQYDQAALAQVYDAYYERIYRYVYRFVGQVDASEDLTANVFLRLLDSLRGGNCPRTNLLAWLYRVAHNLVVDTFRRGASQEVELADWLEGYEPDLAHMAEQSIKLERVRRALLELTPAQQQVIMLKFVEGMDSSEVAAIMVKTEGAVDALQHRALTALRDALRESSDTSGGATGDARGQVQTKLSPDADHEQALLSRHGILWRLLQRLETTWATGGYLIVTGEAWQ